From Syntrophales bacterium, a single genomic window includes:
- a CDS encoding tripartite tricarboxylate transporter permease, protein MFDALIEGLFMVLQWKALMYLLIGAGIGYWVGILPGIGGATTLALMMPFIYKMTPGEAFPFLLGMHSVVQTTGDITSVLFGVPGEATTVAIILDGHSMAKKGEAGRALGAALTSALIGALVGAAFLALCIPIVRPLVLSFGSPEMFMVIILGLTCISTLSSHGKHALLIGLMCAALGFMLSLVGQDRQGGILRFTFGLLYLWNGIPLIPLVVGLFAIPEIIELAIQGSAIAGELPEGKLGKGVMQGVKDTFTHIFLTIRCSLIGTFIGVMPGLGGAVAQWVSYAHATQSAKSSEERDGFGKGDVRGIIGPGAANSKEGAGLIPTVAFGIPSSTGMAVLLGAFLLLGVVPGPEMLTKYLPLTFSMVWTIVIANIAVVAISLLFINKLAKITTIRGNLLIPFLLLLTFIGGYTASNSIGDLIVTLLSGGLGYLMVRYGFPRPPLILGFILGHLAETYFYISTTRYELTWLYRPKVIVIFLFAVGIALYPFIQKWRLNQKEAAHASHR, encoded by the coding sequence ATGTTTGATGCGCTTATTGAAGGATTGTTTATGGTATTGCAGTGGAAAGCCTTGATGTACCTGCTCATAGGCGCGGGGATAGGTTATTGGGTGGGGATTTTGCCCGGGATAGGAGGCGCAACTACCCTTGCCCTGATGATGCCTTTTATTTACAAAATGACTCCGGGTGAGGCCTTCCCCTTTCTTTTGGGAATGCATTCGGTTGTCCAAACTACAGGCGATATTACCTCCGTGCTCTTTGGTGTGCCCGGGGAAGCCACAACCGTAGCCATAATATTGGATGGCCACTCCATGGCAAAAAAGGGAGAAGCGGGCCGGGCTCTGGGTGCGGCCCTTACCAGCGCGCTTATCGGCGCCCTGGTTGGAGCGGCCTTTCTGGCTTTATGCATTCCGATTGTCCGCCCCCTGGTCCTCTCCTTCGGATCGCCGGAAATGTTCATGGTCATTATCCTCGGGCTGACCTGCATATCTACGTTGAGCAGCCATGGCAAGCATGCCTTGCTTATCGGACTCATGTGCGCAGCCCTCGGCTTTATGCTTTCCCTTGTGGGACAGGATCGCCAGGGGGGGATCCTCCGTTTCACCTTCGGGCTGCTCTATCTATGGAACGGAATCCCACTGATACCACTGGTAGTCGGCCTTTTTGCGATTCCTGAAATAATCGAGTTGGCGATTCAGGGTTCGGCTATTGCGGGAGAGCTTCCGGAAGGCAAGCTCGGCAAAGGCGTCATGCAGGGGGTAAAAGACACCTTTACTCATATTTTTCTTACCATACGCTGCAGCCTGATTGGCACCTTTATCGGGGTCATGCCGGGTCTCGGCGGCGCTGTAGCACAGTGGGTATCCTACGCTCATGCTACCCAGAGCGCCAAAAGTTCCGAAGAAAGGGACGGATTCGGCAAGGGAGACGTGAGGGGCATTATCGGTCCCGGGGCAGCGAATTCGAAGGAGGGCGCGGGTCTGATCCCGACTGTGGCCTTTGGCATTCCCTCAAGCACAGGGATGGCCGTGCTCCTCGGGGCCTTCCTCCTGCTCGGAGTTGTGCCCGGTCCGGAAATGCTCACCAAGTATCTTCCCCTTACCTTTTCCATGGTCTGGACTATCGTCATCGCAAATATTGCCGTAGTTGCGATAAGTCTGCTCTTTATTAACAAACTCGCAAAAATAACAACTATCAGGGGGAATCTGCTCATTCCTTTCCTGCTGCTCTTGACCTTTATCGGGGGATATACGGCAAGCAACTCGATCGGCGATCTGATAGTGACGCTGCTTTCCGGTGGTTTGGGCTACCTGATGGTGCGCTACGGTTTCCCCCGGCCGCCGCTCATATTAGGATTTATTCTCGGGCATCTGGCTGAAACCTATTTTTATATTTCCACCACGCGATATGAGCTGACCTGGTTGTACAGGCCCAAGGTAATAGTAATATTTCTCTTCGCCGTGGGAATTGCCCTTTACCCCTTCATCCAGAAATGGAGACTAAACCAAAAGGAGGCAGCCCATGCATCTCACCGGTAG
- a CDS encoding tripartite tricarboxylate transporter permease, translating to MGELFSAFFSGFSQIFVWSTFTLMLVGIAVGFTVGILPGLGGPASLALMLPFIVKMSAVEAFAMLLGMASVLGTTGDITSILFGVPGEPTAAATILDGHPMAKKGEAGRALGAVLMSSLVGAIFGAFVLALFIPIVRPLVLTFGSAELFMLAILGLTFIASLSGGTPLKALLGAGIGLFLATVGMDPQSGIQRFTFGKVFLWDGVGLVPITMGFFAIPEIIDLGIQRSSIATEKVKKLGGVLEGIKDTFRHFWLVIRCSAVGTFCAIIPGMGPSVSQWLAYAQAMHGAKDKSRFGKGAVEGVLGPGAANNSSMGGSLITTVAFGVPASVLMAILIGAFLIQGLVPGPDMLIPEARGGHLSLTFSFVWIIVVSNIITVAVCLIFLNQLAKVTYIRSGVLIPLILLLVYLGTFAEKNSFPDILLMLFFGVLGWIMVRIDWPRPPFILGLVLGNLAETRLFLAVQSYGSSWLMRPAVLVIMALTVLGVLYPLLQAKWQKKHEYQTALVAPDAPEPGKRSGIRFGWAAAFSLSVVVIFLWALWQSRKFSFSAGFFPWLIGTAVLVFATLQFVLELLGRSARIDSNERDVTEPGLPKDVVNRRTASVFAWTFGWLAGIWLFGFTFGAPLCTFIQLKLGEREKWLISVVLTATVWAFVYFIFVRFLHVPFPKGEVFIWVKQLSGS from the coding sequence ATGGGTGAGTTATTCAGCGCGTTTTTTTCAGGCTTTTCCCAGATATTTGTTTGGTCCACCTTTACCCTTATGCTGGTTGGCATTGCAGTTGGTTTCACGGTGGGGATACTGCCCGGACTGGGAGGGCCTGCCTCTCTGGCGCTGATGCTCCCCTTCATCGTCAAGATGAGCGCAGTCGAGGCCTTTGCCATGCTCCTGGGCATGGCCTCGGTCCTCGGTACGACCGGCGACATTACCTCCATTCTTTTTGGCGTCCCAGGGGAGCCTACCGCGGCTGCAACGATTCTTGACGGACATCCCATGGCTAAAAAAGGGGAGGCAGGGCGCGCCCTGGGGGCGGTGTTGATGAGTTCCCTTGTGGGAGCAATCTTCGGCGCCTTTGTGCTGGCCCTTTTCATCCCCATAGTCCGGCCCCTGGTTCTCACGTTCGGTTCTGCGGAACTCTTCATGCTCGCCATCCTCGGGTTAACCTTTATTGCGTCTCTCAGTGGAGGCACGCCGCTCAAGGCCCTGCTCGGCGCCGGCATAGGGCTTTTTCTCGCTACCGTAGGAATGGATCCCCAATCCGGCATTCAGCGCTTCACCTTCGGCAAGGTATTTCTCTGGGACGGCGTCGGGTTGGTTCCCATTACCATGGGATTTTTCGCTATCCCCGAGATCATAGATCTAGGCATACAGCGGTCAAGCATTGCCACCGAAAAAGTAAAGAAACTGGGAGGGGTGTTAGAGGGGATCAAAGATACCTTTCGCCACTTCTGGCTGGTTATTCGCTGTAGCGCCGTCGGCACCTTTTGCGCCATCATTCCCGGCATGGGTCCTTCCGTTTCCCAGTGGCTGGCCTATGCCCAGGCTATGCATGGCGCAAAAGACAAAAGCCGTTTTGGCAAAGGCGCCGTGGAGGGAGTTCTGGGGCCGGGAGCGGCGAACAACTCATCCATGGGAGGGAGCCTGATCACAACGGTGGCCTTTGGGGTTCCGGCAAGCGTGCTGATGGCAATTCTCATCGGGGCTTTCCTGATCCAGGGACTGGTGCCCGGTCCCGATATGCTTATTCCCGAGGCCAGGGGAGGCCACCTTTCGCTTACCTTTTCCTTTGTCTGGATCATAGTTGTTTCGAATATCATCACCGTGGCAGTCTGCCTGATTTTTCTGAATCAGTTGGCAAAGGTCACCTATATACGGAGCGGCGTGCTGATTCCGCTTATCCTTTTGCTAGTTTATCTTGGCACTTTCGCCGAAAAGAATTCATTCCCGGATATATTGCTCATGCTCTTTTTCGGGGTGCTGGGGTGGATTATGGTAAGGATCGACTGGCCGCGGCCTCCTTTTATCCTGGGACTTGTTCTCGGCAATCTGGCGGAAACCAGACTTTTCCTCGCTGTGCAGAGTTACGGCTCATCCTGGCTGATGCGCCCTGCTGTATTGGTAATCATGGCGCTTACCGTGTTGGGCGTGCTTTATCCTTTGCTGCAGGCAAAATGGCAGAAAAAGCATGAATATCAGACTGCCTTAGTCGCACCGGATGCTCCTGAGCCCGGTAAGCGCTCAGGCATTCGCTTTGGCTGGGCGGCAGCCTTCAGCCTGTCAGTGGTCGTGATCTTTCTCTGGGCGCTCTGGCAAAGCAGGAAGTTCAGTTTTTCCGCTGGTTTTTTCCCCTGGCTAATCGGAACGGCCGTTCTTGTCTTTGCCACGCTCCAGTTTGTTTTAGAATTGCTGGGGCGTTCGGCGAGGATCGATTCGAATGAAAGGGACGTTACAGAGCCGGGGCTCCCTAAGGATGTTGTCAACAGGCGCACTGCAAGTGTTTTTGCCTGGACTTTCGGCTGGCTTGCAGGGATATGGCTTTTCGGGTTCACTTTTGGCGCCCCACTTTGCACCTTCATTCAGCTTAAACTTGGCGAGCGTGAGAAATGGCTTATCTCGGTCGTGCTTACCGCAACTGTCTGGGCTTTTGTCTATTTCATTTTTGTACGCTTCCTCCATGTGCCCTTTCCCAAAGGGGAGGTGTTCATATGGGTAAAACAGTTATCTGGATCGTAA
- a CDS encoding tripartite tricarboxylate transporter substrate-binding protein, protein MKRFFCALAVLLSITLIPQMGFSAAPFYEGKTITIMVGYSAGGGFDNVARIISRHMPKYIPGKPAIIVENVTGAGGLICANRLYKATEPDGLTIAHISGGILFAQALKQPGIEFDARKFGYLGSHAAENAVLWVTKESGIKTLDQLMASKTPVKLGGTGKGSYAPDSIINIWKAASPIPVQLITPYKGGSQVRLAAEGKELAGSVLSWDAMKSAWKKRFDSGDAVVIMQAVSKAMPDLPKIPTDMQIAKTDEGRQLIEVGIHLNNVFSRPFVLGPGVPKDRVDILRTAFDKTMKDKEFIAECEKARLPVSAVTGQEIEKAVMAAFDTPQPILTKLSEIVYK, encoded by the coding sequence ATGAAAAGATTTTTTTGTGCGCTGGCGGTTCTTTTGTCAATTACGCTGATCCCGCAGATGGGTTTCAGCGCGGCGCCCTTCTACGAGGGGAAGACGATAACCATCATGGTCGGCTACTCGGCTGGAGGCGGATTTGATAATGTGGCGAGGATTATCTCCCGGCATATGCCCAAGTATATACCTGGAAAACCTGCCATCATCGTTGAAAACGTCACAGGCGCCGGTGGACTGATCTGCGCCAACAGGCTCTATAAGGCAACGGAACCGGACGGTCTCACCATCGCCCATATCAGCGGCGGCATCCTTTTTGCTCAAGCCCTGAAGCAGCCGGGCATCGAATTTGATGCCCGGAAATTCGGATATCTTGGTTCTCACGCCGCGGAAAATGCGGTGCTCTGGGTGACCAAGGAAAGCGGCATAAAAACCCTCGATCAGTTAATGGCCTCAAAGACGCCCGTCAAACTGGGCGGTACGGGCAAAGGATCCTATGCCCCCGATTCGATAATTAATATCTGGAAAGCAGCTTCGCCGATCCCGGTTCAGTTGATAACCCCTTATAAAGGCGGATCGCAAGTCCGACTGGCCGCCGAGGGGAAAGAGCTGGCCGGAAGCGTTCTTTCCTGGGATGCCATGAAGTCGGCCTGGAAGAAACGTTTTGACTCCGGGGATGCTGTTGTGATTATGCAGGCAGTCTCAAAAGCGATGCCCGACCTGCCCAAGATTCCTACAGACATGCAGATTGCAAAGACCGATGAAGGGCGCCAGTTGATCGAAGTGGGCATACACCTGAACAATGTCTTTTCCCGGCCTTTTGTTCTCGGTCCCGGCGTACCCAAAGACAGGGTTGACATCCTCCGCACCGCCTTTGATAAGACAATGAAAGACAAGGAATTCATTGCTGAATGCGAAAAAGCAAGGCTTCCCGTCAGTGCCGTTACGGGACAGGAGATTGAGAAGGCAGTGATGGCCGCCTTCGATACGCCCCAGCCCATACTGACCAAATTGAGCGAGATCGTTTATAAATAA
- a CDS encoding D-2-hydroxyacid dehydrogenase, which translates to MYTLLAMPDANSYKNDLEARFPDISFYTALSEPAIGDHVEKMDILITVYRVADELLKEAARLKWIQVTTSGVNYLLSRPSLKRHVIITTCRGVHGPQMSEMTFLLMLALNRNFPQVVHNQDQRLWERWPGRLLYGKKAGILGVGVIGEEIARKCKAFGMTVFGINTTKREVASVDFFYSPEELLRVAGEVDYLIVAARSTPENEKIINAEVLAAMKPTAYLINIARGEMVDEEALIQALEGGKIAGAALDALSSEPLPKDHPLWKTKNLIITPHVGGMSDNYREQVMPIIEENLRRFLQGERRDLINYVER; encoded by the coding sequence ATGTACACGCTCTTAGCCATGCCGGACGCGAATTCTTACAAGAATGATCTGGAAGCGAGATTCCCCGATATCTCCTTTTACACCGCCCTTTCCGAACCGGCGATCGGCGACCATGTAGAAAAGATGGACATCCTGATTACTGTTTATCGGGTTGCCGATGAACTGCTCAAAGAGGCCGCCCGCCTGAAGTGGATTCAAGTAACGACTTCGGGTGTCAACTACCTGCTCAGCCGTCCTTCGCTGAAGAGGCATGTAATTATAACAACCTGTCGCGGCGTTCACGGTCCCCAGATGTCGGAAATGACTTTCCTGCTCATGCTCGCGCTGAACCGGAATTTTCCTCAAGTAGTGCATAATCAGGATCAGCGGCTCTGGGAGAGATGGCCGGGCAGGCTTCTCTATGGTAAGAAAGCCGGAATCCTTGGCGTCGGGGTCATTGGAGAGGAAATTGCGCGGAAGTGCAAGGCCTTCGGGATGACCGTATTCGGTATAAACACGACTAAAAGAGAAGTAGCATCGGTGGATTTCTTTTACAGCCCCGAGGAACTGCTGCGGGTGGCCGGTGAGGTAGATTATCTTATCGTTGCGGCGCGTTCCACCCCGGAAAACGAAAAGATCATCAACGCCGAAGTGCTTGCAGCCATGAAACCGACCGCGTACCTGATTAATATTGCCAGGGGAGAGATGGTGGATGAGGAGGCATTGATTCAGGCCCTGGAAGGGGGTAAAATAGCCGGCGCAGCCTTGGATGCGCTATCCAGTGAGCCGTTGCCCAAGGACCACCCTTTGTGGAAAACAAAAAACCTGATTATCACCCCCCACGTAGGGGGAATGAGCGATAATTACAGGGAGCAGGTGATGCCGATTATCGAAGAAAATCTCCGGCGTTTTCTGCAAGGCGAGAGGCGAGACCTGATCAATTATGTGGAGCGATAG
- a CDS encoding M24 family metallopeptidase, with protein sequence MEEMRDRLVASVSTVELERRWKAAREMMRDRKIDVLLMRQDEEYFGGYVRWFSAIVPRHSYPFTVIFPLDEEMTTIASAPPNEGKPPEWAVRGVKERLGAPYYPSLHYTNTYDAELAVGVLRKKKAKTIGVVGMSSMHVPFYDYLTKNLSGVTFVDATDPIDCLKAIKSPEEIKLIKGTAALQDAALEYIKPRIKPGMKDLDINAEADYISTKLGATRLQVLISSYQPGEPPVGFMGRHFMNRTVREGDQLVVLLEGNGPGGYYTEIARVFSLGEPNQEAKDAFACAVKARELTLGMLKPGANPKDIWDANNEFLQKNGSGPEGRLYAHGEGYELVERPAIRYDEPMKVAAGMNLAVHPIWKNSRVWIMLCDNYLVTEKGVTRLHKTPQEIIIL encoded by the coding sequence ATGGAGGAAATGCGGGATAGGCTGGTCGCATCCGTCTCGACGGTTGAACTTGAAAGAAGATGGAAGGCGGCCCGCGAGATGATGCGCGACCGCAAGATCGACGTTCTATTGATGAGGCAGGATGAAGAATACTTTGGGGGTTATGTGAGGTGGTTCAGCGCCATTGTTCCTCGCCACAGTTATCCTTTTACCGTGATTTTTCCCTTAGACGAAGAGATGACAACTATTGCCAGCGCCCCGCCGAACGAGGGCAAGCCCCCCGAGTGGGCGGTGCGCGGGGTAAAAGAACGATTGGGCGCCCCATATTACCCTTCCCTTCATTATACAAATACCTATGATGCCGAGTTGGCAGTCGGCGTGCTCCGGAAAAAGAAAGCAAAGACTATTGGGGTTGTGGGAATGTCATCCATGCATGTTCCCTTCTATGACTATTTGACAAAAAATCTTTCTGGGGTGACATTTGTTGATGCAACTGATCCAATTGACTGCCTGAAGGCGATCAAAAGTCCTGAAGAGATCAAACTGATAAAAGGCACTGCCGCGCTTCAGGATGCGGCTCTGGAGTATATAAAACCAAGGATTAAACCCGGGATGAAAGACCTTGATATCAATGCCGAGGCGGACTATATATCAACGAAACTTGGCGCTACGCGGCTTCAGGTTCTGATCAGCTCGTATCAACCCGGGGAACCGCCTGTGGGATTTATGGGGCGTCATTTCATGAACCGGACAGTGAGGGAAGGCGACCAGCTGGTCGTGCTGCTTGAAGGCAACGGACCCGGCGGTTATTACACGGAAATTGCCCGAGTCTTTTCACTGGGAGAGCCCAACCAGGAGGCAAAGGATGCCTTTGCCTGTGCTGTTAAGGCCAGGGAACTGACGCTTGGCATGCTGAAACCGGGGGCAAATCCGAAGGATATCTGGGACGCAAATAACGAGTTCCTCCAGAAGAACGGTTCCGGTCCCGAGGGAAGGCTTTATGCACATGGGGAAGGTTATGAATTGGTGGAGAGGCCGGCCATCCGCTACGACGAACCCATGAAGGTTGCGGCTGGCATGAACCTGGCCGTACACCCTATCTGGAAAAACAGCAGAGTCTGGATCATGCTCTGTGACAACTATCTTGTAACGGAAAAAGGCGTTACCCGCCTCCATAAAACACCTCAGGAAATCATCATCTTATAA
- a CDS encoding thiolase family protein, which yields MDFQKSKNDIVCVSAVRTPFGRFGGSLKDIDIFDLGAVAMKSALDKITMAPELIDEVWWGNGDTTNTKDPYTPVVARQTMMKAGIPPERPSVSFDQACISAMNAVNYASRSIKLGEAKICMTGGSTSFSTVPFLLRGIRWEGRRHSSFLVEDPIIPLGYKDYAPVALDSGNVAVEYGILREEQDEFAFQSHRHYGMAWNRGFFKKEMEPFQIMTKGKKDSPASARMLEIDEQYRPDISLEALARLAPVFGNPTCTAGNSPGMNDGAAAQIITSREQADKLGLKIIYTIVAMSTVALQPRIMPVAPGFALKKCLNETNLSIDDMKFVEINEAFACIPLVSSKLLSNERFLKAAYGDMVKEASLQPIMDYDERQYQDLKQRLNVNGGAVATGHANTASGARIMMTAAYNLMENAGGYAAAAICGGLTQGAGAIIWVE from the coding sequence ATGGATTTCCAAAAAAGCAAAAATGATATCGTGTGTGTAAGCGCAGTAAGAACCCCTTTTGGACGTTTTGGCGGTTCCCTGAAGGATATTGATATTTTTGATTTAGGCGCCGTTGCAATGAAGAGCGCCCTGGATAAAATCACAATGGCGCCCGAATTGATTGATGAGGTATGGTGGGGCAATGGGGATACCACCAATACAAAAGATCCTTATACGCCGGTTGTGGCCAGGCAAACCATGATGAAAGCTGGGATCCCGCCGGAAAGACCGTCGGTCAGCTTCGATCAAGCCTGCATTTCTGCAATGAATGCGGTAAATTACGCGTCAAGGAGCATTAAATTAGGGGAAGCAAAAATTTGTATGACCGGCGGTTCAACCAGCTTCAGCACGGTTCCGTTTCTACTGCGCGGCATCCGCTGGGAGGGGAGGCGCCACTCCTCATTTCTTGTGGAAGATCCCATTATCCCCTTGGGATATAAAGACTATGCCCCCGTTGCCCTGGATTCAGGCAATGTTGCGGTTGAATATGGAATATTGAGGGAAGAGCAGGATGAGTTCGCTTTCCAGAGCCATAGGCATTATGGAATGGCGTGGAATCGTGGCTTTTTTAAGAAGGAAATGGAACCTTTCCAGATAATGACAAAAGGGAAAAAGGATTCCCCTGCCTCGGCAAGGATGCTGGAAATTGATGAGCAGTATCGCCCGGATATTTCTTTAGAGGCCCTCGCCCGGTTAGCGCCGGTCTTCGGCAATCCTACCTGCACCGCCGGCAACTCCCCGGGGATGAACGATGGAGCGGCGGCGCAGATTATAACCAGCAGGGAACAAGCTGATAAATTGGGGCTCAAGATTATTTACACCATCGTGGCTATGTCAACGGTTGCCCTTCAGCCGCGCATTATGCCGGTGGCGCCAGGTTTTGCGCTGAAAAAATGTCTTAATGAAACAAATTTGAGCATTGACGACATGAAGTTTGTTGAGATCAATGAGGCCTTTGCCTGCATCCCCCTCGTATCCTCCAAGCTGCTGTCGAACGAGAGATTTTTGAAAGCCGCATATGGCGATATGGTCAAAGAGGCTTCTTTGCAACCCATCATGGACTACGATGAACGGCAATATCAGGATTTAAAGCAGCGGCTGAATGTTAATGGCGGCGCTGTTGCCACCGGCCATGCTAATACGGCAAGCGGCGCACGGATCATGATGACTGCCGCCTATAACCTTATGGAAAATGCTGGAGGCTATGCGGCCGCTGCAATCTGCGGCGGCCTGACCCAGGGAGCGGGGGCCATTATTTGGGTGGAATAA
- a CDS encoding SDR family oxidoreductase — protein MRHIRELFDLSGQVAIVTGGATGIGRQIAYALAEAGAHLVIASRKLEQLTDAAKAMEKETGAKVVPLRCDISIPSEIDNLYAQVMNEFGRVDIVVNNSGVTWGASALEYPLEGWQKVLNTNVTGVWLMCQGAGRIMAKQKYGRIINIASLAAFVGTSAEFMDAVAYQTSKAAIAGLTKDLAVKWGQYRITVNAIAPGWFSSKMSQYTLDNHSQEMLKFIPVGRFGGEDELKAAALFLASPGAGYCTGVILSVDGGWVAM, from the coding sequence ATGAGACATATAAGGGAATTATTTGATTTGTCTGGTCAAGTGGCCATTGTGACGGGGGGCGCTACCGGAATAGGGCGGCAAATAGCGTATGCCCTGGCGGAAGCGGGGGCCCATCTGGTGATAGCCTCAAGGAAATTAGAGCAATTGACCGATGCAGCTAAAGCCATGGAAAAAGAGACAGGCGCCAAGGTGGTTCCCCTGCGCTGCGACATCTCCATCCCCTCAGAGATAGATAACCTTTATGCTCAGGTTATGAATGAATTCGGCAGGGTTGATATTGTGGTCAATAATTCCGGCGTAACATGGGGCGCGTCCGCCTTGGAATATCCGCTGGAAGGCTGGCAGAAGGTGCTCAATACAAACGTGACCGGCGTCTGGCTGATGTGCCAGGGGGCAGGCCGGATTATGGCTAAGCAGAAGTATGGAAGAATTATCAATATTGCTTCACTGGCGGCTTTTGTCGGCACCTCTGCGGAATTTATGGATGCGGTAGCCTATCAAACGAGCAAGGCCGCTATTGCCGGTCTAACGAAGGACTTGGCTGTTAAATGGGGCCAATACAGGATTACAGTCAATGCTATAGCGCCTGGCTGGTTTTCGTCAAAGATGTCCCAATATACTTTAGATAATCACAGTCAGGAGATGTTGAAGTTCATTCCGGTCGGGCGCTTCGGGGGAGAGGATGAGTTAAAGGCCGCTGCCCTTTTTCTGGCGTCGCCCGGTGCGGGCTATTGTACAGGCGTAATATTGAGCGTCGATGGCGGCTGGGTGGCCATGTAA
- a CDS encoding 3-hydroxyacyl-CoA dehydrogenase family protein: MELKKIGIVGAGAMGSGIAQVCAVAGYHVIIRDVSTEALDKSKASIEKSLGKLVGKEKITETEKNTVLSRIHWTIDLAEACKEVDLIIEAVFENLGLKQEMFKQFEKLSAPETILATNTSALPITEIASVTNRGGKVIGIHFMNPVPLMKGVEVIPGQLTSDDTLKTALEFVKTIGKEAVLAVDYAGFIVSRLLDVLMNEAVKLVEEGNKPEEIDKAMVICAGHPMGPCRLLDLVGAEIAMHGMETMEGNFGERYKPHPLLRKRVMAGLLGQKTGQGFYKY, from the coding sequence ATGGAATTAAAGAAAATTGGCATTGTCGGAGCGGGAGCGATGGGCAGCGGCATAGCCCAGGTTTGTGCCGTCGCCGGCTACCACGTCATCATCCGTGATGTCTCAACGGAAGCCCTGGATAAGTCCAAAGCTTCCATTGAAAAAAGTTTGGGGAAGTTGGTTGGCAAAGAAAAGATTACCGAAACGGAGAAAAATACGGTTCTTTCTCGAATCCACTGGACAATAGACTTGGCGGAAGCGTGCAAAGAAGTTGATTTAATAATCGAAGCCGTTTTCGAAAACCTGGGACTCAAGCAGGAGATGTTTAAACAATTTGAAAAATTATCCGCGCCGGAGACCATTTTAGCCACCAATACCTCAGCGCTGCCCATCACAGAAATCGCAAGTGTCACCAACCGGGGGGGGAAAGTCATAGGCATCCATTTTATGAACCCGGTCCCGCTTATGAAAGGGGTAGAGGTTATTCCCGGCCAGTTGACCTCTGATGACACCTTGAAGACAGCTCTGGAATTTGTCAAGACAATCGGCAAAGAGGCTGTACTCGCTGTTGATTATGCGGGATTTATTGTGAGCAGGCTGCTTGACGTGCTTATGAACGAGGCCGTCAAGTTGGTGGAGGAAGGCAATAAGCCGGAGGAAATTGACAAGGCCATGGTTATTTGCGCCGGCCATCCCATGGGACCGTGCCGTTTGCTCGACTTGGTCGGCGCGGAGATTGCCATGCATGGGATGGAGACCATGGAAGGAAATTTTGGAGAGAGGTATAAACCTCATCCCTTGTTGAGAAAAAGGGTGATGGCCGGGTTGTTGGGCCAAAAGACGGGACAAGGTTTCTACAAATATTGA
- a CDS encoding enoyl-CoA hydratase-related protein, giving the protein MTEKDKAVKCDIQQGIAYVVIDRPAALNALNNQVIREIGEIFSELEINPAVRAVILTGAGTRAFVAGADISEMKQFSVLEAREFALRVNHAQAKIESIAKPVIAAVNGFALGGGCELSLCCDIRIASSAAKFGQPEINLGIIPGGGGTQRFARLIGIGMAKELVFTGDLIDAQRAYELGLVSKVVPPETLMEEAQKIAAKIARKSLPVLRLAKEAFNYGYSMDLEKALKFEIECFANCFDAEDHNEGMSAFLEKRKPVFRDL; this is encoded by the coding sequence ATGACCGAAAAAGACAAGGCAGTAAAATGCGACATCCAGCAAGGGATTGCTTATGTGGTTATTGATCGTCCCGCTGCTCTGAATGCCTTAAATAATCAGGTAATTAGAGAGATCGGGGAGATTTTTTCCGAACTGGAAATAAACCCTGCTGTTAGAGCGGTTATTCTGACCGGCGCAGGAACGCGGGCATTTGTCGCCGGCGCCGATATCAGCGAAATGAAACAATTTTCCGTCCTGGAAGCCCGGGAATTTGCCCTGCGGGTCAACCATGCTCAGGCAAAAATCGAATCTATTGCCAAACCGGTGATCGCTGCCGTTAACGGGTTTGCCCTGGGAGGCGGCTGCGAACTGAGCCTGTGCTGCGATATAAGAATCGCCTCCAGCGCCGCTAAGTTCGGCCAGCCGGAAATCAACTTGGGGATCATTCCGGGAGGAGGCGGAACCCAGAGATTTGCCAGGCTGATCGGGATAGGCATGGCGAAGGAACTGGTTTTTACGGGGGATTTAATTGATGCGCAGCGCGCTTATGAGCTTGGGCTTGTAAGTAAGGTAGTTCCCCCGGAAACACTGATGGAGGAGGCTCAGAAAATAGCCGCCAAGATTGCCCGGAAATCACTCCCCGTTTTAAGATTGGCCAAAGAGGCGTTTAACTATGGCTACAGTATGGATCTTGAAAAGGCCTTGAAATTTGAAATAGAGTGTTTTGCCAATTGTTTCGATGCGGAAGACCATAATGAAGGCATGTCGGCTTTTCTCGAAAAGCGAAAGCCTGTTTTTCGGGATCTCTGA